The window GGTCTTCCACCACATAGCGGCACGATCCGAACATCGCCTTGGAGGCCACCACATGATCGCCGGCTTTCAGGGGGGCCAGCACCGCCGTCGTCACCGCGGCCATGCCGGTCGCGGTCGAGCGGCCGGCTTCGGCGCCCTCGAGCTCGATCATGCGGCGTTCGAACATCGCAATCGTCGGATTGGAATAGCGCGAATAGATGTAGCCGGGGTCCTCGCCCTTGAAGCGCGCCTCGCATTGCTCGGCGCTGTCGTAGACATACCCTTGCGTGAGAAACATCGCCTCGGAGGTCTCGCCGAATTGCGAGCGAAGGGTGCCGGAATGGACCAGCCTTGTTTCGGGGCGGTAGCGGGCGGTGGACGATTTGGATGCGGCAGACTCAGACATGTGACCTCCATCGTGACCACCTTCAAAAATGGTCACAAAAAAACCGGCCTGGAAAATTCCATTGGGCCGGGATCACACGTGTCCCCGGCCTGTTTAGCGACTTATTTAACGTGGCTGCAAGCCGGCCGGCTCAAATCACCACGGGATAAGTCATGCTCTTATTCGCTCGCGCCCTTTCCGTCAAGGCGGCCATCGGATAACCGGTAAAAGGCCCTATTTTCAGCGTCTGGATGGCGAAAGCCGCTTCAAGGACCTTAATCGTGTCGTTCACGCTTCAACCCGACGCCAACGGCATTCTGCCCGACCGCATGATCGCGGCGATGGCCGACGCCGGCCTGATCCTGCCGGCCTATCCCTTTGTCGAAAGCCAGATCCAGCCCGCGAGCCTCGACCTCCGCCTTGGCGACATCGCCTATCGGGTGCGGGCGAGTTTCTTGCCGGGGCCGGGCGCGACGGTGGCCGAGCGCATCGACGAATTGAAGCTGCACGAAATCGATCTCACCGACGGCGCGGTGCTGGAAACCAACTGCGTCTACATCGTGCCGCTACTGGAGTCGCTCGCGCTGCCGCCGGAAATCGTCGCCGCCGCCAACCCGAAAAGCTCGACCGGGCGATTGGACGTGTTCACCCGCGTGATCGCTGACGGCACGCGGCGGTTCGACATGATCGGTGCCGGCTATCACGGCCCGCTCTATGCCGAGATCAGCCCAAAGACTTTCCCGGTGTTGCTGCGCGAGGGATCGCGGCTGTCGCAAGTGCGTTTCCGCACTGGCGATGCCATCCTCAACGCCGACGAGCTCGATGCGCTGCACGATCTGGAGCGGCTGGTCGATATCGATGACGCCGATCTCGCCAATGGCGTGGCGCTCAGCGTCGACCTTTCCGGCGAAAACGCCAACGGCTTTGTCGGCTATCGCGCCAAGCGCCATACCGGCGTGGTCGATATCGACCGCCGCGGCGGCTACGCGGTCGATGAATTCTGGGAAGCGATTTCGGCCCGGCCTGACGGCAGCCTCATTCTCGATCCCGGCGAATTCTATATTCTCGCATCGAAAGAAGCCGTCCAGGTGCCGCCGGATTACGCCGCGGAGATGGTGCCGTTCGATCCGCTGGTTGGCGAGTTTCGCGTGCATTATGCGGGCTTCTTCGATCCCGGTTTCGGTTATGCAGGGGCCGGCGGACAAGGTTCCCGTGCGGTGCTGGAAGTGCGCTCGCGCGAGGTGCCGTTCATCCTCGAGCACGGCCAGATCGTCGGCCGCCTGGTCTACGAAAAAATGCTGGCGCGGCCTGACGCCTTGTACGGCCAGCGCATCGGCTCCAACTATCAGGCCCAGGGCCTGAAGCTGAGCAAGCATTTTCGGGTATAGCCAGCCGCGCAATTCTCCTGCGATGCAGCATTGCTAGGGCCTTCGACGAAATGCGCCTTTCGGTCACCCCGGCCTGATTGTAGCATCGACGCAAAAGGAACCTCGGAGAACTGGTTCCTACGGGGCAAGGAAAAACAACCAGCGAGGGGATAATTCAATGGCCATGGCAATCACACATGGGACGTTGTCCGCATCCGAGCATAGTGCGCAGTTGCGCAAGGCGGTCGTCGCATCAACGATCGGCACTGCCATCGAATGGTACGACTTCTTCCTTTACGGCACGGCTGCAGGGCTCATCTTTGGCAAGCTCTACTTTCCCAACGAAGATGCTCTAACGGCGACGCTCGCGGCCTTTGGTACCTATTTCATCGGCTTCGTCGGGCGTCCGATCGGCGCGGCGATATTTGGTCATTACGGTGATCGCATCGGCCGCAAGGCGACACTCATCGCCACGCTTCTGTTCATGGGTATCGCAACCTTCCTCATCGCCTTCGTGCCTACCTACGCATCAATCGGCATCTGGGGCGCGGTCATCCTCACGGTGTTGCGGATGCTTCAGGGCATCGGCGTCGGCGGCGAATGGGGCGGATCCGTGCTGCTGGCGATGGAATGGTCGCGTACCCATGGTCAACGCGGCTTGGTGGCATCCTGGCCGCAATTCGGCGTGCCGTGCGGCCTGTTCCTGTCAAACCTTGCCGTCCTCGCATTCAGCCGGTTGACGGGCGACCAGTTCAACACCTGGGGCTGGC is drawn from Bradyrhizobium lablabi and contains these coding sequences:
- a CDS encoding 2'-deoxycytidine 5'-triphosphate deaminase, coding for MAKAASRTLIVSFTLQPDANGILPDRMIAAMADAGLILPAYPFVESQIQPASLDLRLGDIAYRVRASFLPGPGATVAERIDELKLHEIDLTDGAVLETNCVYIVPLLESLALPPEIVAAANPKSSTGRLDVFTRVIADGTRRFDMIGAGYHGPLYAEISPKTFPVLLREGSRLSQVRFRTGDAILNADELDALHDLERLVDIDDADLANGVALSVDLSGENANGFVGYRAKRHTGVVDIDRRGGYAVDEFWEAISARPDGSLILDPGEFYILASKEAVQVPPDYAAEMVPFDPLVGEFRVHYAGFFDPGFGYAGAGGQGSRAVLEVRSREVPFILEHGQIVGRLVYEKMLARPDALYGQRIGSNYQAQGLKLSKHFRV